From the genome of Virgibacillus siamensis, one region includes:
- a CDS encoding phosphotriesterase family protein, with translation MIRTVLGEIDKESLGVCAAHEHLSIDLSRVKNDSDTILDDEPGMLDELHHFQRANGHSMVELTNDGMGRDVRRLRRLSEATGIHIITCTGFYKDPFIPEFASKWDQDQFAAHFIKESREGIDGTGIFPGVIGEVGTSLNEIKPVEEQLIYGAGMAALETGLPVSTHTTLGTLGSSQADMLLQLGLSKDQIIIGHQDLNPDKGEVLDVLKSGVFISFDTIGKNNYRPDKERLDFLIDFIERGYQKQILLSADLTRKSHWKKYGGPGYDLVLSQFIPALRESGITEGVITDLLVHNPANAFSIKGR, from the coding sequence TTGATACGAACGGTTTTGGGTGAAATAGATAAGGAAAGCTTGGGTGTCTGTGCTGCCCACGAACATTTATCCATTGATTTATCACGAGTAAAAAACGATTCGGATACGATTTTGGATGATGAACCGGGAATGCTTGATGAACTCCATCATTTTCAGCGGGCGAATGGCCACTCTATGGTTGAACTGACGAACGATGGAATGGGACGGGATGTCAGGCGATTGCGGCGGTTAAGTGAGGCAACAGGTATTCATATTATTACGTGTACCGGATTTTATAAGGATCCATTCATCCCGGAATTTGCAAGCAAGTGGGATCAGGACCAATTTGCAGCGCATTTTATAAAAGAATCCCGGGAAGGAATTGATGGAACGGGGATATTTCCGGGAGTTATCGGGGAAGTAGGTACCAGTTTAAATGAAATCAAACCTGTTGAGGAACAACTGATATATGGGGCGGGAATGGCAGCGCTGGAAACGGGGCTGCCGGTATCCACACATACAACATTGGGAACACTCGGAAGCAGCCAGGCTGATATGTTATTGCAGCTTGGATTGTCAAAGGATCAAATCATTATCGGGCACCAGGATCTGAATCCGGATAAAGGCGAGGTGCTGGATGTTTTGAAATCAGGCGTCTTTATAAGCTTTGATACGATTGGAAAGAACAATTACAGGCCGGATAAAGAGCGGCTGGATTTTCTCATTGATTTTATTGAAAGAGGCTACCAGAAACAGATTCTGCTGTCGGCAGATCTGACACGGAAATCACATTGGAAAAAATATGGTGGTCCGGGATATGATCTTGTGCTGAGCCAATTTATCCCTGCCTTAAGAGAAAGCGGCATCACGGAAGGTGTTATTACGGATTTGCTGGTTCACAATCCTGCAAATGCATTTTCCATAAAGGGGCGATAA